Proteins found in one Pseudorasbora parva isolate DD20220531a chromosome 11, ASM2467924v1, whole genome shotgun sequence genomic segment:
- the adrb2a gene encoding adrenoceptor beta 2, surface a, translated as MGNTHFNVNESSCVNFTKSNSTKSEVQMVLLGTLMSILVLFIVFGNVLVITAIGRFQRLQNVTNCFITSLACADLVMGLVVVPFGGIYIILDTWHFGKFWCDFWTATDVLCVTASIETLCVIAMDRYLAITSPFRYQSLLTKSRARIIVLLVWVIAGLISFLPIYMKWWISDGKEATCCIKNSTCCEFYTNTPYAIISSIVSFYIPLVIMVFVYSRVFQEARKQLKKIDKTEGRFHVQNNNSKKQEVESSHCEVRTSKKPKFCLKEHKALKTLGIIMGIFTLCWLPFFVLNVAARAMNNVDTLTFRILNWIGYANSAFNPLIYCRSPEFRYAFKEILCLNRQLYPKARSNNGYIYKEHSWKSEHRGRSKGSSEDSDPAEGNSEKEGCMSADKKDSNGNCSKNLISVL; from the coding sequence ATGGGAAACACACATTTCAATGTAAATGAAAGCTCTTGTGTGAACTTCACAAAGTCTAACTCCACCAAAAGCGAAGTACAGATGGTGCTGCTGGGCACACTCATGTCCATTCTTGTCCTGTTTATCGTCTTTGGCAACGTGTTGGTGATTACAGCCATCGGCCGGTTCCAGCGACTTCAGAACGTCACTAATTGCTTCATTACATCACTTGCGTGTGCTGACCTGGTCATGGGATTGGTGGTGGTGCCTTTTGGCGGCATTTACATCATCCTGGACACTTGGCACTTCGGCAAATTCTGGTGTGATTTCTGGACAGCCACCGATGTTCTATGTGTCACGGCCAGTATCGAAACGCTCTGTGTCATCGCCATGGATCGCTATCTCGCCATAACATCTCCCTTCCGCTACCAGTCCTTACTGACCAAGAGCAGAGCTCGCATAATTGTGCTGCTGGTGTGGGTCATTGCCGGGCTCATTTCCTTCCTACCGATTTATATGAAGTGGTGGATTTCCGATGGAAAAGAAGCAACTTGTTGCATTAAAAACAGTACTTGCTGTGAATTTTACACCAATACCCCCTATGCCATTATCTCATCCATAGTCTCCTTCTACATCCCCCTGGTCATCATGGTTTTCGTCTACAGCCGTGTCTTCCAGGAGGCAAGAAAGCAACTGAAGAAGATTGACAAAACAGAGGGCCGATTTCACGTTCagaacaacaacagcaaaaagCAAGAGGTGGAGAGCAGCCACTGCGAGGTGAGGACCTCCAAGAAGCCCAAGTTCTGCCTCAAGGAACATAAAGCTTTGAAGACTTTGGGCATCATCATGGGTATATTCACATTGTGTTGGCTGCCATTTTTTGTACTAAACGTGGCAGCGAGGGCAATGAATAATGTGGACACCTTGACATTCAGAATATTGAACTGGATAGGCTATGCTAACTCAGCCTTCAACCCACTGATCTACTGTAGGAGTCCAGAGTTCAGGTACGCTTTCAAGGAGATCCTATGTCTCAACAGGCAACTCTATCCTAAAGCTAGGTCAAAcaatggatatatatataaagagcaTAGCTGGAAGAGCGAGCACAGAGGGCGAAGCAAAGGCAGCTCAGAGGACAGTGACCCAGCTGAGGGCAACTCGGAGAAAGAGGGATGCATGTCAGCAGATAAAAAAGACTCTAATGGGAACTGCAGTAAAAACCTAATAAGTGTGTTGTAA